One region of Sylvia atricapilla isolate bSylAtr1 chromosome Z, bSylAtr1.pri, whole genome shotgun sequence genomic DNA includes:
- the TAL2 gene encoding T-cell acute lymphocytic leukemia protein 2: MTRKIFTNTRERWRQQNVNSAFAKLRKLIPTHPPDKKLSKNETLRLAMRYINFLVKVLGEPGLQQTAVAARGSILGFFQQAPHLQSMEELMLIENCGVSCPSMSSNIVECWSEASSL, encoded by the coding sequence ATGACAAGGAAGATCTTCACCAACACCAGGGAGAGGTGGAGGCAGCAAAATGTCAACAGTGCCTTTGCCAAGCTGAGGAAGCTGATTCCCACCCACCCACCAGACAAAAAACTGAGCAAGAATGAGACGCTCCGGTTGGCCATGAGATACATCAACTTCCTCGTCAAGGTCCTGGGAGAGCCAGGCCTGCAGCAGACAGCAGTGGCAGCTCGGGGCAGCATCCTGGGATTCTTCCAGCAAGCCCCACACTTGCAGAGCATGGAAGAGCTGATGCTGATTGAAAACTGTGGTGTCTCCTGTCCTAGCATGAGCAGCAATATAGTAGAGTGTTGGTCAGAGGCATCATCTCTCTAG